One Gottschalkia purinilytica DNA segment encodes these proteins:
- a CDS encoding Fe-S-containing hydro-lyase: MNEIIVNTPLTEEIVTSLNTGNTVYITGTMYTARDAAHKRMIEDLNSGKGLPFDIRNQIIYYTGPCPSRPGEITGSSGPTTSYRMDDYTPTLLKQGLKGMIGKGLRNRDVIDSMISNKAIYFAVIGGAGALIADCIKKVEIIAYEDLGTEAIRRIYVEKLPAIVAIDSQGNNLYEQAIRKYKR; this comes from the coding sequence TTGAATGAGATAATAGTAAATACTCCATTAACGGAAGAGATAGTAACAAGCCTTAATACTGGTAATACAGTATATATAACAGGAACAATGTATACAGCAAGAGATGCTGCACATAAAAGAATGATAGAGGATTTAAATAGTGGCAAGGGGTTACCATTTGATATAAGAAACCAAATAATATACTATACTGGGCCTTGTCCATCTAGACCAGGGGAAATTACTGGTTCATCAGGACCTACTACAAGCTATAGAATGGATGACTATACACCTACATTACTTAAACAAGGATTAAAAGGAATGATCGGAAAAGGATTAAGAAATAGAGACGTGATAGATAGTATGATATCAAATAAAGCAATTTATTTTGCAGTAATAGGTGGAGCAGGTGCGCTGATAGCAGATTGTATAAAAAAGGTTGAAATAATAGCATATGAAGATTTAGGAACAGAGGCTATAAGAAGAATATATGTAGAAAAACTACCAGCTATTGTGGCTATAGATTCCCAAGGAAATAATTTGTATGAACAAGCAATAAGAAAATATAAAAGATAA
- a CDS encoding NAD(P)-dependent malic enzyme, translated as MNTNEKSLLLHEENKGKISIKSKVKVENKEDLSLAYTPGVAEPCRRIHNNKDDIYKYTSKGNTVAVVTDGSAVLGLGDIGPDASLPVMEGKCILFKEFADVDSIPICIDSNDVDTIVNTVKLIQSSIGGINLEDISAPRCFQIEERLKNELNIPVFHDDQHGTAIVVLAGIMNSCRLLNKKLENLKIVINGSGAAGIAICKLLYKVGIKEIILCDTKGAIYKGRENLNWIKEEISEITNINLEKGTLKDIISGKDVFIGVSAPDIVTGDMVKSMNKDAIIFALANPVPEIMPNIAKENGAKIVATGRSDFSNQINNVLAFPGIFRGALDVRAKEITDEMKIEAAKAIAFTIDDEELREDYIIPDSFNKKVMPAVAEAVKKIVTF; from the coding sequence ATGAATACGAACGAAAAATCATTATTACTTCACGAAGAGAACAAGGGAAAAATTTCTATAAAATCAAAAGTCAAAGTGGAAAATAAAGAAGATCTATCACTTGCGTATACTCCAGGAGTTGCAGAGCCTTGTAGAAGAATACATAATAACAAAGATGATATATATAAATATACTTCTAAAGGAAACACAGTTGCAGTAGTAACAGATGGTAGCGCAGTTCTTGGACTAGGAGATATTGGACCAGATGCATCCTTACCTGTTATGGAAGGAAAGTGTATATTATTTAAGGAATTTGCTGATGTAGATAGTATACCTATATGTATAGATTCAAATGATGTAGATACTATAGTGAACACTGTTAAGCTTATACAATCTTCTATTGGAGGAATAAATTTAGAAGATATATCAGCACCAAGATGTTTTCAAATAGAAGAAAGATTAAAAAATGAACTAAACATTCCAGTTTTTCATGATGATCAACATGGTACAGCTATAGTAGTATTAGCTGGAATTATGAATAGTTGTAGATTACTTAATAAGAAATTAGAAAATTTAAAAATAGTCATAAATGGTTCAGGAGCAGCAGGAATAGCCATATGTAAGCTTCTTTATAAAGTTGGAATAAAAGAAATTATACTTTGTGATACAAAAGGAGCTATATATAAAGGGAGAGAAAATTTAAACTGGATAAAAGAAGAAATATCTGAGATAACTAATATTAACTTAGAAAAAGGTACTCTTAAAGATATAATCTCAGGAAAAGATGTATTTATTGGAGTATCAGCTCCAGACATAGTTACAGGAGATATGGTAAAAAGTATGAATAAAGATGCTATAATATTTGCTTTAGCTAATCCAGTTCCAGAAATAATGCCTAATATAGCTAAAGAAAATGGAGCTAAAATAGTAGCTACAGGTAGATCTGATTTTAGCAATCAAATAAATAATGTATTAGCCTTTCCAGGGATATTTAGAGGGGCTTTAGATGTAAGAGCTAAAGAAATAACTGATGAAATGAAAATAGAAGCTGCAAAAGCTATAGCCTTTACTATAGACGATGAGGAATTAAGAGAAGATTATATTATACCAGATTCTTTTAACAAAAAAGTAATGCCAGCGGTAGCAGAAGCAGTAAAAAAAATAGTCACCTTTTAA
- a CDS encoding sigma factor G inhibitor Gin has translation MNSTNCTVCREVRKEGANLLGVHICEVCLSSIANVGMDDVKYEYYKCIIKKIWLDYITGMNKINPQIIT, from the coding sequence ATGAACTCTACTAATTGTACAGTTTGTAGAGAAGTTAGAAAAGAAGGTGCAAATCTTCTTGGAGTACATATATGTGAAGTTTGTCTTAGTTCTATTGCCAATGTAGGAATGGATGATGTAAAATATGAATATTATAAGTGTATAATTAAGAAAATATGGCTAGACTATATAACAGGCATGAATAAAATAAATCCCCAAATAATTACATGA